The genomic window GAGCCGTCGGCCGTGCGGGACCGCCTCACCGCCGGCGCCTTCGTGCCCATGGACCCCCGGGAGCCGGTGGGCCGCCTCGAGGACGCCCTGCGCAAGGTCATCGCCGCGGAACCGGTGGAGAAGAAGCTCTGGTCCGCCGCCGCCAAGGGCGCGCTGGCCGCGGGTCCCGATGACGCCATGCTGGCGGACGGGATCAAGGCCGGCATCCTCACGGGACCCGAGGGGGAGACCCTTCGCAGGGCCCTGGAAGCCCGCCGCGAGGCCATCCGCGTGGATGACTTCCCCAGGATCGGCCAACCCAAGGAGTGACCATGGGCGCCTATGCCGGAGGGAGGCCCGTCCACATCGTCGACGGGGCCCGCACGCCCTTCCTCAAGGCACGGGGCGCCCCGGGCCCCTTCCGCGCTTCGGACCTGGCCGTGGCGGCGGGCAAGGCCCTTCTCGCACGGCAGCCCTTCCGGCCGGAGGCCCTGGACGAGGTCATCCTGGGTTGCATCGTCCCCGGCCCCGACGAGGCCAACATCGCGCGCCTGCTCGCCCTGCGCCTGGGGTGCGGGAAGGCGGTGCCCGCCTGGACCGTGCAGCGGAACTGCGGATCGGGCATGCAGGCCATCGATGCCGCCGCCCTGGACATCGCCTGCGGCAGGGCCGAGCTGGTGCTCGCAGGGGGCACGGAGGCCATGAGCCACTCCCCGGTGCTGTTCAGCGACGGGATGGTGCGGGTGCTGGCGGACCTGGGCCGCGCCCGGACCCTGTGGGCGAAGGTGAGGGCGGCAGCCCGGTTCCGGCCGGCGCACCTCAGGCCCGTCATCAGCCTGGCCAGGGGCCTCACCGATCCCCTCACCGGTCTGAACATGGGCCAGACCGCTGAGCTGCTGGCCAACCGCTTCGGGCTCACGCGGGAGCGCATGGACGCCTACGCCCTGGCCAGCCATCAGCGCCTCGCCCGGGCCCAGGACGAAGGCCGCCTGGAGGAGCTGGCCCCCCTCTACGGCGACGACGGGACCTTCTACGACCGGGACGAGGGCCTGCGCCGGGAGGCGGACCTTGCGGGACTGGGGCGCCTCAGGCCCGCCTTCGATCCCCCCCACGGCCGGGTCACCGCCGGCAACAGCGCCCAGATCACGGACGGCGCCGCCTGCCTCCTCCTGGCCAGCGAGGAGGCCATGCGCCGGCACGGGCTCACCAGCCTGGGCCGGGTGGCGGACTGCCAGTGGGCGGGCCTGGAGCCCAGCCAGATGGGCCTGGGCCCCGTGCATGCCATGGGCCCCATCCTCCTGCGGAACGGCCTGCGCACCGGGGACGTCGACTACTGGGAGATCAACGAGGCCTTCGCCGCCCAGGTCCTGGCCTGCCAGGAAGCCTGGGCGGACCGCGCCTACTGCCGGGACGAACTGGACGCCCCCGCCTTCGACGCCATCGACCCCGAGCGCCTGAACGTGGACGGGGGCGGCATCGCCCTGGGCCACCCCGTGGGCTGCAGCGGAGCCCGCATCGTCCTGCACCTCCTCCACGTGCTCCGGCGGAACGGCGCCCGGCGGGGCCTGGCCAGCCAGTGCATCGGAGGCGGGCAGGGCGGGGCCATGCTCCTGGAACGGGAGGGCGCCTGATGTCCACGGCCTTCGACGGGTTCCGCCACTGGCGGGGGGAGGCGGGGGAGGACGGGATCCTGGACCTGGTCCTGGACCGGGCGCACGCCAGCGCCAACACCCTCTCCGCCGAGGTCCTGGAGGAGCTGGACCGGGTGCTGGACCGGGTGGCCGCGGGCGCGTGGAAGGGTCTGGTACTGCGCTCGGGCAAGGCCGGCGGGTTCATCGCGGGCGCCGACGTGTCCGAATTCGGGGGCCTGGCGGAGGCGGGGGAGGCCTCCGCGCGGATCGGCCGCGGCCAGGGCGTCTTCGCCAAACTGGAGGCCCTTCCCCTGCCGACGGTGGCCCTGGTCCACGGCTACTGCCTGGGGGGAGGCCTGGAACTGGCCCTGGCCTGCCGGTACCGGGTCGCCAGCGACGACCCCGGGACGCGGCTGGGCCTGCCGGAGGTCCTTCTGGGCATCCACCCGGGCTTCGGAGGGACCGTCCGCCTGGTGCGCCTTCTCGGACCCGTGGCGGCCCTGGATCTGATGCTCACGGGGCGGTCGGTTTCCGCCCGCAAGGCGCACGAACTGGGGCTCGTGGACGAGGTGGTTCCGGAGCGCCAGCTCCCCAGGGCCGGGCGGGCCGCCCTGCTGCGGGCCGCGCCGCCCCGGCGGGCTTCCTGGGCCCGGCGGCTTCCCGGGATCTGGCCGCTGAGGCCACTCCTGGCCCGCTTCCTCCGGGGCCGCGCGGCACGGCTGGCCCCCCCGGCCCACTACCCGGCGCCTTCCGCCCTCATCGCCCTCTGGGAGGCCCAGGCGAGGGCCCCGGAGGCGGCCTATCCGGCCGAGGCGCGGTCCGTCGCCCAGCTCGTCACCGGTCCCGCCTCAAGGAACCTGGTGCGGGTCTTCCAGCTGCAGGAGCGGCTCAAGGACCTCGCCCGTGGCGGCCATCCCCCGGCGCGGTTCGTGCACGTGGCGGGCGCCGGGGCGATGGGCGGCGACATCGCCGCCTGGTGCGCCCTCCAGGGCCTCCAGGTGACCATCCAGGACGTGGACGGCCCGCGTCTGGCCCAGGTCATGAAGCGCGCCGCCGAACTCTTCCGCCGGAAACTCAAGGACCCCCGCCTGGTGGCCGCGGCCCTGGACCGCATCGGCGGGGACCTCGCCGGCGAGGGCGCCGCCCGGGCGGATGTTGTCATCGAGGCCATCTTCGAGGACGCCGACGCCAAGCGGGCCCTGTACCGGACCCTGGAACCGCGCATGAGGCCGGAGGCCCTCCTGGCCACCAACACCTCCAGCATCCCCCTGGAGGAACTGGCCGGAGCCCTGGAGCATCCGGAGCGGTTCGTGGGCCTCCATTTCTTCAACCCCGTGGCCCGCATGCAGCTGGTGGAGGTGGTGTCCATGGCCTCCACGCCCGCGGGCGTCTCGGAGCGGGCCATGGCCTTCGTGGGCGCCATCCGCCGCCTGCCCCTGCCCGTACGGAGCACCCCGGGCTTCCTGGTGAACCGCATCCTCATGTCCTACCTCCTGGAGGCGGTGGCCCTGGAGGGGGAGGGCGTGCCGGCCCACGAGATCGACCGCGCGGCCCTGGCCTTCGGCATGCCCATGGGCCCGGTGCTCCTGGCCGACACCGTGGGGCTGGACGTGTGCCTTTCCGTGGCCCGGATCCTGGGGGCCAGCTTCGGGTGCGCGGTTCCCCGGCGCCTGGAGGAGCTGGTGGCCGCAGGCCGCCTGGGCCGCAAGACCGGACGGGGCTTCTATGACTACCGCGGCGACCGGCCCCGGATTCCCAAGGCCTCCCTGCCCACGCCGGGGGGCCCCGTGGAGCAGCGGCTGGTCCTGCGCCTCCTGAACGAGGCGGTGGCCTGCCACCGGGAACGGGTCACCCTGGACGCGGACCTCCTGGATGCCGGCATGATCTTCGGCACCGGCTTCGCCCCCTTCACGGGGGGCCCCATGAACCACAACCGGAACGAAGGGGCCGAGGTCCAGCGGGCCCGCCTCGAGGGCCTGGAGCATCGCCTCGGCAGCCGCTTCGCTCCGGACCCCGGCTGGCGGAGCCTCCCGGATTGAGGCGCGCCGATCAGATGCGGTTCGCCGAAGTAAGATGCCATTTCCCGTCCAGGCTCTGGTACGCCACGAACTCCCAGTCCATGGTCCCCTCCTCGTCCAGCACCTTGGCCACCAGCTTGACGTTGATTCCGGCCACCACCTGGGTGTAGGCCCGGGTCACGTCCAGAAGGGTCAGGTTGGGGAGCTTTCGCTGGAGAAAACCTTTGGCTTCCAGGACCTGGGGTTGGTCGACGGGGGTGGGCCGGTAGTCCCCCACCCGGAGGACGTCGCCGGGCCCATCGGCAGGCCGGGCCGGGGACTGGGCGGAAAGGGAGAGGACGGGGCATAGGATGGCTGCGAGAACGGATGGGTTCACGGGGGTGCTCCAAGAAAGGCGGGGCCGTCGTTGCGGCGATCAGGAATATTTAATTTATTTCCAACGCGAATCGAGCCTGCGACTCAATCCGCACTTCAAGTTTGGGGGACTTCATTGATCTTGTCAATAGATCTATAAATTAGTTCGTTGGTAATTCAACAGGTTCAAATGAAGGTAAAAAGGAATACGACTGCCCGAACGCTTTTATTCCTTTGAGAGATGCGTGATGAATAATGATGTTCCCACTTCCAAGCGTGATGGCATCCATGACGTATTGTTTGATGGCTCCATCATCCGATCGGTCCATGGGGGGCCCCACGTGGTGGTCCACAAGCTGGATCGAGATGTTCGGCGCCGACAGGAACTCGACGCTTGCCACATATTCCGCATAGAAGCCGAACGCGTCCTTGAGCAGGAAATCCCGGAAGAGGTAGCCCCCGCTGCGGTTGAAGATCACCAGGAACCGCCCCTGGGGAGGCAGGGTGACGCTCTCCCCGACCTTCGCCAGTTCGGCCTGGACCTTTCCCGTGAACTTGTCCAGGAGGGTCAGGGACCCCCTGCCGGGCTTCGCCCCCTCCGCGAGGGCGAGGGTCCAGGGCTGGCCCGACCGGTTCACGAGCTCCGTGCGATCCTGCCCCCAAAGCCCGGTTGCCAGGCCGATAACGAGCGGAAAAATGCGGATCGAAGGCGGCATGCGTGGACCCGTGCGCGCGGATGACCTGGAATGCTTGTCCCGCAATGGCATGAGAAGCCGAAGGTGTGAGGGCGAGGCGTTCATGCTGTTTCGGCACGGCTCCGGATGGGTGGGCGAGGTCGCCAGGGCTCCATGACCGGCCGTGGGGCAGGGATCCAGCACGGCGTCGCCCGGGAGCGCCCCGCTGCCTGGCATACCCCACAATATGTATTATTAATTTATTTGCACAAGGGGGATTTGGCGTCCTGCCGGGTGAGGAGGCCGAACAGCACGAGCCGCTCCCCGGAGTCGTTCACCAGCCCGTGGGAGTGCCCCGCCTTCAGGATGAAGAGATCGCCCGGGCCCACGGGGAACCGTTCCCCGTCCAGGATCCCCGTGCCGCGGCCCTCCATGATCAGGTAGAGTTCGTCCGTGTTGGGATGGGGATGCTCGCCGATGCTGGAGCCGGGCTCCAGCACGGTGCGCCCCGCGGCCAGGACGCCGTCCATGGCGCCCTGGCCGAAGTAGTCGCCGCTCAGCGCGGGTCCCGTCCCGCCCCGGATGGCCAGCTTGGGTTCCATGGGCAGGTCGGAACATCTGCGGATCATGCGTTCTCCAGATCCACAAGTATACGGCCGTCAGGGCCTGGAGAACCTCGCCTGGAAGGCCGCGTCCCGCAGGAGCTCCGGGAGGAAGGGACGGAGGGAGGCGCCGCCGGCGTTGTCCACCGTGGCGGCGGTGGCGGCGAAGACCTTCACGTTGCGGTCCCGGGGCAGGGTCAGGGTGGCCACGCCTTCCGGGATCTCCACGGGAACGGAGAACATGTAGCTGTACTCGTACACCCGGTCCTCGCCCTTGGCGTGGAGGTGCGAGGCCCACCATGCCGGCCTGCCGGGAGCCAGGAACGCGGGATCCAGGCGCACCAGGGCGTTGTCCACGCTGTAGGTCTTGTCGGAGACCTCGCCGTCGAAGACCCGGTTGTCCCAGGACCCCACGTAGCCGGTCCAGGCCGGCACGGGCACCGTCACGGCGG from Geothrix sp. 21YS21S-2 includes these protein-coding regions:
- a CDS encoding acetyl-CoA C-acetyltransferase, which codes for MGAYAGGRPVHIVDGARTPFLKARGAPGPFRASDLAVAAGKALLARQPFRPEALDEVILGCIVPGPDEANIARLLALRLGCGKAVPAWTVQRNCGSGMQAIDAAALDIACGRAELVLAGGTEAMSHSPVLFSDGMVRVLADLGRARTLWAKVRAAARFRPAHLRPVISLARGLTDPLTGLNMGQTAELLANRFGLTRERMDAYALASHQRLARAQDEGRLEELAPLYGDDGTFYDRDEGLRREADLAGLGRLRPAFDPPHGRVTAGNSAQITDGAACLLLASEEAMRRHGLTSLGRVADCQWAGLEPSQMGLGPVHAMGPILLRNGLRTGDVDYWEINEAFAAQVLACQEAWADRAYCRDELDAPAFDAIDPERLNVDGGGIALGHPVGCSGARIVLHLLHVLRRNGARRGLASQCIGGGQGGAMLLEREGA
- a CDS encoding 3-hydroxyacyl-CoA dehydrogenase NAD-binding domain-containing protein encodes the protein MSTAFDGFRHWRGEAGEDGILDLVLDRAHASANTLSAEVLEELDRVLDRVAAGAWKGLVLRSGKAGGFIAGADVSEFGGLAEAGEASARIGRGQGVFAKLEALPLPTVALVHGYCLGGGLELALACRYRVASDDPGTRLGLPEVLLGIHPGFGGTVRLVRLLGPVAALDLMLTGRSVSARKAHELGLVDEVVPERQLPRAGRAALLRAAPPRRASWARRLPGIWPLRPLLARFLRGRAARLAPPAHYPAPSALIALWEAQARAPEAAYPAEARSVAQLVTGPASRNLVRVFQLQERLKDLARGGHPPARFVHVAGAGAMGGDIAAWCALQGLQVTIQDVDGPRLAQVMKRAAELFRRKLKDPRLVAAALDRIGGDLAGEGAARADVVIEAIFEDADAKRALYRTLEPRMRPEALLATNTSSIPLEELAGALEHPERFVGLHFFNPVARMQLVEVVSMASTPAGVSERAMAFVGAIRRLPLPVRSTPGFLVNRILMSYLLEAVALEGEGVPAHEIDRAALAFGMPMGPVLLADTVGLDVCLSVARILGASFGCAVPRRLEELVAAGRLGRKTGRGFYDYRGDRPRIPKASLPTPGGPVEQRLVLRLLNEAVACHRERVTLDADLLDAGMIFGTGFAPFTGGPMNHNRNEGAEVQRARLEGLEHRLGSRFAPDPGWRSLPD
- a CDS encoding cupin domain-containing protein, producing MIRRCSDLPMEPKLAIRGGTGPALSGDYFGQGAMDGVLAAGRTVLEPGSSIGEHPHPNTDELYLIMEGRGTGILDGERFPVGPGDLFILKAGHSHGLVNDSGERLVLFGLLTRQDAKSPLCK